The genomic window GTGATCCGCACGCCGTCGGGGGTCTCCACCGAGGCGACCTCGGGGTGGCCCTTGGCCGGGTCGCTCCAGGTGCGCACGTCGCCCTGGTAGCCGCGCAGGAAGCCGTCGGGGCCGTGCGCGTCGATGTCGTAGGGGCCGCCGCTGACGCCGAGGGCGCTGAAGAAGTCGCTGACGGTGCCGCCGACCGGCAGCGTGTAGCGCCAGGCGCCGAACTGGCGGAAGTTCACGGCGTACATCGAGATCCCGGCGCCCAAGGTGCCCAGGTTGTCCAGGGTGATCCAGAGCTGACCGGTGGTGGTGTCGGTGCGCGAGGAGGAGCCGAAGCGGTAGCCGGTGGGCAGGGCGGGCCGGTCGCCGGGCTCGACCTGGGGGGCTTTCTGGATGACCGGCGGGAAGAGCGGCGGCAGCAGCTTCTTGTCCTGCTCGGCCAGGTCGGCCAGCAGCTGCTTGGTGTCGGGCAGCGCCGGGAAGGTGCGGTTGCTGGTGGTGAAGTCGAAGGCGGACATCAGGTCGCCGCAAACGGTGCGGCGCCAGGCGGAGATGTTGGTCTCCTTCACGCCGGTCCAGTTCTCCAGGAAGCGCAGCACCGACGTGTGGTCGAAGACCTCGGAGTTGACCCTGCCGCCGCGGCTCCACGGCGAGATGACGATCATCGGCACCCGCGGGCCCAGGCCGATCGGCACGCCCCCGATGAACTCGTCGGGGGTGCCGTCGGGCGCCACCGGTGGCACGACGTGGTCGAAGAAGCCGTCGTTCTCGTCGTAGTTGAGCAGCACCACGGTCTTCGCCCAGACCTCCGGGTGGGCGGCCAGCGCCTGGAGCACGTACGCGGAGGTGAAGTCCGCGCCTTGGGCGGGCGGGTAGTTGGGGTGCTCGGACTGCGCGGTCGGGGCGACCACCCAGCTGACCGCCGGCAGCGTGCCCGCCGCCACGTCGTTCGCGAAGTCGTCGGCGCCGGCCCGGGCCATGCCGCGTTGGTAGAGCGGGGAGTCCTGCGGGGCGGTCTGGAAGCTCTTGAACCAGGCCAGGGCATTGTCGTCGAAGTTGTCCTGCTGCTGGTAGACCTTCCAGGAGATGCCCGCGGCCTGCAGGCGCTCCGGGTAAGTCGTCCAGGTGAAGCCGGACTTGCTGTTGTCGGTGGCCGGGCCGCCGCCGGTGCCGTTCGGGTCGATCATCCCGGACCACAGGTAGAGCCGGTTCGGGTCGGTGGAGGTCATCGCGGAGCAGAAGTACTGGTCGCAGAGGGTGAAGTTGTCCGCGAGCGCGTACTGGAAGGGGATGTCCTGGCGGGTGTAGTAGCCCATCGTGTACCAGGTCTTGGCCGGGACCCAGTTGCTCCACTGCCCGTTGGCCCAGGCGCTGTGGGTGCCGCCCCAGGAGTGGTCCAGGTCGAAGATCCGCTGGGCGTCGCTGGTGGAGGTGTCCAGGTGCCAGGGCAGCAGGTCGGTGCCGCCGACGGTGCCGAGCAGCTTCTGGCGCAGCACGTCCGAGCCGCCGGGGAACCGGACCCTGGAGGTGTCGCCGTAGCCGCGCACGCCGTTCAGGGTGCCGAAGTAGTGGTCGAAGGACCGGTTCTCCTGCATCAGCACCACGACGTGTTCGACATCGTCCATCGTGCCGGGCGCGGCCGGCGCGGCCAGCGCCTGCTGGACGGAGCCGGGCAGCGCGCCCAGGCCGAGGGCGGCACCGGAGGCGGCGGCCGAGCCGAGCAGGGCGCGGCGGGAGAGCGGGGACACGGGTCCTCCTGAAGGCGGGGGCGCAGTTGGCTACTTGCGGGTAGGGGGATGATTCCAGCGGAGGGTGAACGGTGGAAGACCCGGGGACAGCCAAAAAGGTGTCCATACATGTCCGTCCCGCATTGCGCGCACTTGCCACACAAACGGCAGCTGATTAATCATCAGGTTCAAGGCAGCACTGACGACTTCGCCCCGCCGGAGACCGCCCATGTCCCTGAACGGCACCGCCCTGCACCTCGCCACCGACCTGCCGCCGCTGGTCCGGCGCGCGCTGGCGGCGGCGCGGGCGCACGGTTTCGAGAACTCCTGCCGCCCCGAACAGGGCCTGCTGATCAGCGCGTTGGCGCACGGCGCGGCCACCCGGATCGGCGAGAGCGGCACCGGGTGCGGGGTGGGCCTGGCCTGGCTGGCCAGCGGGGCCGGGCCCGGGGTGCGGCTGGTCAGCGTCGAACGGGACCCGGCCCGCGCCGCCGTGGCCGCCGCGGTCTTCGCCGACCAGCCGCAGGTGGAGGTGGTCACCGGCGACTGGAGCGAGCTCTACCGGCGCGGGCCGTTCGACCTGCTGGTGCTGGACGGCGGCGGCCAGGGCAAGGGCGCCGAGCCGCCGGCCGACCCGGTGCGGCTGCTGACGCCCGGCGGCACGGTCACGGTGGACGACTTCACCCCCTGCACCACCTGGCCCCCACAGCACGAGGGCCGCCCGGACACCGCCCGCCTGCACTGGCTCGAGCACCCGGCCCTGCGCACCACCGAACTGCGCCTGGCCGCCGACCTGAGCACGCTGGTCGGCACGCTGCGCGGCTGATCAGCGGCCCGGCTCGCCGAGGACTCCCGTGGCCCGGTACCGGACGACTCAGTACCGGACAGCTCGGTACCGAACAGCTCAGTACCAGACGGTGATCCGCCGGGCCGGACCGTCCACCCGGATCCGGCCGCCGCAGGGGAGGATCTGCTGCGGGTCGGTGTGGCCGAAGTCGACGTCGAAGACGGCCATCGTCTGCGGTGCGTACTCGGCCAGCGCGCGGAGGACCGCGGCCCGCTGGGCCTTGCGGTACTCGACCTTGGCGGCCGGCTCCAGCATCTGCTCGAAGCTCCAGCTCTTGGCCCGGGCCATCAGCAGCGCGGGGAACTGGCGCAGCAGCCCGCGCTCGCCGAGGTTGCGCAGGATCCGGTAGACCTCGTCCGCCCGCGGCATCTCCTCGGAGGTCTCCAGGAAGAGCACCTGCCCGGCGTACTGCTCCACCGGGCCGATCTCCCGGTCGGCCATCGCCATCCAGGCGAGGATCTCCAGGTTGCCGCCCCAGCCCGGGGCGTCGACCACCTGGTCCGCGTTGTGCCAGGTCCAGCCCTCCCCCGGCTCCATCACCGGCTCGCCCGCGAGCAGGTCGGGCTCGGTCCAGGGCAGCTCGACGTCGCCGACCTCGGCGCTGGGCCGCAGCTCGTACGCGCCGGAGCCGAGCAGCGCCGCGCGCAGCGACTCGGCGGTGGCCGGGTGCAGCGCGCCGCCGCGTCCCAGCTGCACCATCACCGAGCAGCCGTGGTAGCTGACGATGCCCAGGTTGCGCAGCAGGAGCAGCAGGTTGGTGTTGTCGCTGTAGCCGAAGAACGGCTTGGGGTTGGCCCGGATCAACTCCCGGTCCAGGTGCGGCAGCACGGTGATCTGGTCCTCGCCGCCGATGGTGGCGATCACCGCCTTGATGCCCGGGTCGGCGAAGGCCGCGTGCAGGTCGGCCGCGCGCTCCTCGGCGGTGGCGCCGAGCTTGCGGGTGCCCGGGTACTCCACGGGTTCGAGGCCGAACTCCTCGCGCAGCCGGCGCAGCCCCAGCTCGTAGGGGTGCGGGAAGAGACCGGGCAGCGCGGCGGAGGGCGAGAGGACCGCGACGCGGTCGCCAGGCCGGGGCTTGGCCGGGTACGCGGCTACGGACGCGGGTACGGGCACGGGCACGGGGGGTGCCGGTACGGACGCGGGTACGGGTTCGGGTGCCGTCATGGCGTCGATCCTATGAACGCCGGGTCCACGGCGACCAGGGAATTACCCCTCGCCCCGCGCAGCTCAGTCCAGCTCCGCTGTGCGGTGTCGACCGTTCGCGGGGGCGACCGCCCTCGGTGCCGACGCAGGAGTCGACCACGGCGCGGCCGCCACCGTCCAGCGCGTTTCCGGGCGCCCGCGACGCGCAAACCGTGACGCCCCGACAGCGACGCCCCGGCGACGACGCGCGGACGACAGCGGGCCGGACCCCCGAAGGGATCCGGCCCACCAGCTGTGCGTACGACGCAGCGTCAGCGCTCCTGCCGCGGAGCCGTCAGTGCGCCATCACCGGGACATCGACGACCTCGCCCTCGGCGCCCGCAGCCACCAGGTTCGCCTTGCCGCCGCCGTTGAGCAGCGCCGTGGCGATCGCGGCGGCCGCCAGCAGGATGCCGAAGGAGAACCAGATCGCGGTGGAGAAGCCGTGCACCGCGGTCTGCGCCTGCACCAGCATCTGCAGCTCGACGGGCGACTTCGGGTTGATCGGGTGCGACGTGGCGAAGGCCTTGGAGGCGCTGGTGGCCACCGTGCTCAGTGCCGCGGTGCCGATCGCGCCGCCGACCTGCTGCGAGGTGTTGACCATCGCGGAGGCGACACCGGCGTCCTGCGGCCGGACCCGGAAGGTGGCCAGGCTCATCGCCGGCATGAACGCGGTACCCATGCCCAGGCCCATCAGGATCAGACCGGGCAGGATCAGCCAGTACGAGGAGTCGACCTTGATCTGGGTCAGGATCAGCATGCCCGCCGAGGCGACCAGGAAGCCGGGGCCCATCAGCGCCCGGGCCGGCAGCCGGTTCATCAGCCGGGCGCCGATCTGGGTGGAGCCGGTGATCATGCCGGCCACCATCGGCAGGAAGGCGACGCCGGTCATGACCGGGGAGTAACCCAGCACGGTCTGCATGTAGTAGGTCAGGAAGAGGAAGAGCCCGAACATCCCGATCACGGCCAGGCCGAGCGAGAGGTAGGCACCGCCGCGGTTGCGGTCGAGCACCACGCGCAGCGGCAGCAGCGGCGCGCTGACCCTGCTCTCGACGAAGACGAACGCGCTGAGCAGCACGACGGCGGCGGCGAACAGGGCCAGCGTCACGTGCGAGGTCCAGCCGTCCTCCGAGGCCTTGGTGAAGCCGTAGACCAGCGAGACGAGACCGGTGGAGACCAGCAGCACGCCGGGGATGTCGAGGCGGTTGCGGTTACGGGTACCGGCCGGCTCCCGGATCACCAGGACGGCGCCGGTCACCGCGATGATCGCGAACGGCACGTTGATGAAGAAGGTCCAGCGCCAGTTCAGGTACTCGGTGAGCACGCCGCCCAGGATCAGGCCGATCGCGCCGCCACCACCGGCCACCGCGCCGAAGATGCCGAAGGCCTTGGCCCGCTCCTTCGCCTCGGTGAACGTCACGGTCAGCAGCGAGAGGGCGGCGGGGGCGAGCAGCGCGCCGAAGAGGCCCTGCAGGGCACGGGCACCCATCAGCATCCCGGTGCTCTGCGCGGCGCCACCGAGCGCCGAGGCCAGGGCGAAGCCGATCAGACCGGTCATGAAGGTGCGACGGCGGCCCCACAGGTCGGCGATCCGGCCGCCGAAGAGCAGCAGGCCGCCGAAGGCCAGCGCGTAGGCGGTGATCACCCACTGGCGGTTGGTGTCGGAGAAGCCGAGGCTTCGCTGGGCCGAGGGCAGGGCGATGTTCACGATGGTGGCGTCCAGCACCACCATGAGCTGGGCCAGGGCTATGAAGCCCAGTGCCTTCCAGCGCCTGGGGTCGGCCTGCGGGACGGTTTGAGACATGGTTGTACTCACCTAACGGCAGGAGTTGCTGAGGGTGGGGCGCGGGGTGCCGCGCCCACGGGAAGCTTGAGTGTTCAACGGTCGAGCAGGTCAGTGGTTGATCAGGCGACTCAGTGGTTGATCAGGAGACCGGGGACGACCCGGAGGCGGTCACGCGCGCCGCAGGTCCTCCATGGTGGCGGCGCGCCCGGGCAGGACGGTGGGCGCCGGGGCGCGCATCCCGTCCAGGAAGAGCTGGAGGTGCCGGTGGACGAACATCTCGTCCTCCAGGCACTCCTTGCCGGGCAGTGGACGGGTCAGCCGGGCCAGCGCGACGAACAGGTCGCCG from Kitasatospora sp. NBC_01250 includes these protein-coding regions:
- a CDS encoding O-methyltransferase yields the protein MSLNGTALHLATDLPPLVRRALAAARAHGFENSCRPEQGLLISALAHGAATRIGESGTGCGVGLAWLASGAGPGVRLVSVERDPARAAVAAAVFADQPQVEVVTGDWSELYRRGPFDLLVLDGGGQGKGAEPPADPVRLLTPGGTVTVDDFTPCTTWPPQHEGRPDTARLHWLEHPALRTTELRLAADLSTLVGTLRG
- a CDS encoding phosphocholine-specific phospholipase C, translated to MSPLSRRALLGSAAASGAALGLGALPGSVQQALAAPAAPGTMDDVEHVVVLMQENRSFDHYFGTLNGVRGYGDTSRVRFPGGSDVLRQKLLGTVGGTDLLPWHLDTSTSDAQRIFDLDHSWGGTHSAWANGQWSNWVPAKTWYTMGYYTRQDIPFQYALADNFTLCDQYFCSAMTSTDPNRLYLWSGMIDPNGTGGGPATDNSKSGFTWTTYPERLQAAGISWKVYQQQDNFDDNALAWFKSFQTAPQDSPLYQRGMARAGADDFANDVAAGTLPAVSWVVAPTAQSEHPNYPPAQGADFTSAYVLQALAAHPEVWAKTVVLLNYDENDGFFDHVVPPVAPDGTPDEFIGGVPIGLGPRVPMIVISPWSRGGRVNSEVFDHTSVLRFLENWTGVKETNISAWRRTVCGDLMSAFDFTTSNRTFPALPDTKQLLADLAEQDKKLLPPLFPPVIQKAPQVEPGDRPALPTGYRFGSSSRTDTTTGQLWITLDNLGTLGAGISMYAVNFRQFGAWRYTLPVGGTVSDFFSALGVSGGPYDIDAHGPDGFLRGYQGDVRTWSDPAKGHPEVASVETPDGVRITLTNQGGKPVVFTIGANSAFGAAGSTPATVTVAPGGSAEAVLAPTAAGRYDYTVTADTADAFARRFAGRLQP
- a CDS encoding S66 family peptidase, with amino-acid sequence MTAPEPVPASVPAPPVPVPVPASVAAYPAKPRPGDRVAVLSPSAALPGLFPHPYELGLRRLREEFGLEPVEYPGTRKLGATAEERAADLHAAFADPGIKAVIATIGGEDQITVLPHLDRELIRANPKPFFGYSDNTNLLLLLRNLGIVSYHGCSVMVQLGRGGALHPATAESLRAALLGSGAYELRPSAEVGDVELPWTEPDLLAGEPVMEPGEGWTWHNADQVVDAPGWGGNLEILAWMAMADREIGPVEQYAGQVLFLETSEEMPRADEVYRILRNLGERGLLRQFPALLMARAKSWSFEQMLEPAAKVEYRKAQRAAVLRALAEYAPQTMAVFDVDFGHTDPQQILPCGGRIRVDGPARRITVWY
- a CDS encoding MFS transporter, which codes for MSQTVPQADPRRWKALGFIALAQLMVVLDATIVNIALPSAQRSLGFSDTNRQWVITAYALAFGGLLLFGGRIADLWGRRRTFMTGLIGFALASALGGAAQSTGMLMGARALQGLFGALLAPAALSLLTVTFTEAKERAKAFGIFGAVAGGGGAIGLILGGVLTEYLNWRWTFFINVPFAIIAVTGAVLVIREPAGTRNRNRLDIPGVLLVSTGLVSLVYGFTKASEDGWTSHVTLALFAAAVVLLSAFVFVESRVSAPLLPLRVVLDRNRGGAYLSLGLAVIGMFGLFLFLTYYMQTVLGYSPVMTGVAFLPMVAGMITGSTQIGARLMNRLPARALMGPGFLVASAGMLILTQIKVDSSYWLILPGLILMGLGMGTAFMPAMSLATFRVRPQDAGVASAMVNTSQQVGGAIGTAALSTVATSASKAFATSHPINPKSPVELQMLVQAQTAVHGFSTAIWFSFGILLAAAAIATALLNGGGKANLVAAGAEGEVVDVPVMAH